The genomic stretch CGGCGCCCAGCCCAGCCGATCGGCCGCGACCGCGCCCGGCATCCGGAACCGCAGGCCGACCGCGTCGAGCAGGTACACCGGCGCCACGCCGATCGCGGGGCGGACGTCGAGGCCCCAGCCGTCGACCTGGGCGGCGCGGCAGCCGCTGTACCACGCCACCATCGGCGGCTCCGTGGTGTAGACCAGGCACGGGCGCCCGGCGCGATCGGCGGCGATCGCGCGGGCCGCCACGACCGCCGGCGCGCGATCGCGGGCGAGCTGATCGAGCCGCCGCAGCGTCCACACCGCCGACGGGACCGCCGCGACCGCGGCCAGCGCCAGCGCGATCCGGGCCCGGGCGGGCGCCGCCGCCAGCCAGCTGGCCGCGACGACGATCAGCGCGGTCAGGGCGAACGTGATGAAGCGCGCCTCGCCGTGGACCCGCCAGCCGAGCAGGACGATCTGGCCCAGCGCCGCCACCACCAGCAGCCGCCGCAGCTGCACGGCCGGGTCGACCGAGCGGCGCCACGCGGCGAGCCCGACCACGACGCCCGCCGCCGCGATCAGCCCCGCGACCGGCCCGGCCAGGCGCACCGGCCAGGCCCGCAGGTAGAACACCAGGCCGTGCCCGGGGTAGTCGCGCCGGGCCAGGCGCTCGCCCTCGTGCAGCACGCCGAGGACCGATCCGGTGATCGCGCGGCTCCACACGAAGAACGGCACCAGCAGCGCCAGCGCCAGCGCCGCCGCGATCACGATCGCGCGCCGCCGCTCGGGGTAGATCACGAACGCCGCGACCATCACCACCGCGACCACCGGCGCCGACGCGTAGCGCAGGTAGCAGGCGGCGGCGGCGGCGGCGGCGGCGACGATCGGCCGCGGCCGCGGCCCGGCCAGCGCCGCCACCAGCGCCAGCAGCCCCAGCGCGGCCGGGATGTCCGACAGCGCCTCGGCGGCGCGCCACGAGAACTCGGGGATCGTCACCTGCACCGCGATCGCGATCACCGCGGCGGTCGCGCCGAACGTCCGCCGGGTCAGCGCGGCGATCAGGCCCACGTACGCCAGGGCGTAGAGCGCGAACGGCAGGCGCAGCGCCAGCTCGCCGCCGCCGGCGAGCACGCCGGGCGCGGCCGCGGCCATCATGCCGATCGAGCGGTGCAGCGGCAGGCCATCGCCGCCGCCATCGACGAGGTCGCGGGCGCCGAGCGCGTAGACCGCCTCGTCGTGGCCGAGCGGCCGCGTGGGCGCCAGCGCCAGCGCCAGCACCACGAGCAGGTACGCCCACGGCGTCAGGGCCAGCGCGCGCGCGCGCCGCGCTACGGCCGCTTCGCCCACGTGATCGACCAGCGCCAGGCGTCGTCGAGCGTCGCGCGCCAGGTGGCGAGCGTCGCGCCGGTGACGATCGCGATGCGGCGATCGCGCCGCTCGATCGCGGTGACGCGCCCCTGCCAGGTCAGCCAGACCGCGCGGGTGGGGCCGTCCTCGATCTCGGTGCCGGCCGCGAGGTGATCGACCGCGCGGCCGCCGGCGTCCCAGAACTCGAGCGCGTCGACGTCGGTGTCCCACGTGGTGACGGCCACGCCGAGCGCGGTCCACGGCGCCGCCACCGCGCCCTTGGGCCCGCGGACGATCACCCGATCGCCGCCCCACCCGGCCGCGGCCGAGGCCGCGATCGCCGGATCGAGGCCGTGCGCGACCAGGAACTCGCGCCAGCCCTCCTCGCCCCAGACCGACGTGTCGATCCGCAGCGGGTCGGGCGGCGCGACGATCTCGTCGGCGCGCGCGTCGGCGAGGTACAGCGCCGGGTGCAGCACCTGCTCGGTCGTGCGCGGCGGGCGCGCGAACGCGGCGTCGACCGCGGCCCACGGCTGGCCCTTGCGCAGCGCCGCGACGAAGCCGATGCCGGCCCGGTACGGGAACAGCATGGCCTCGCGGACCGCGACCGGCGCGGCGTCGATCAGCTGGCCGCCGCCCTCGCCGTCCATGTTGGAGGTGAGCAGCCGGACGACGTCGTCGTGATCCCACGGCGAGGTCAGGCCCTGGCCGGCCAGGCTGTACTCGATCATCAGCGCGACGCCGTCGCCCTCGACCAGGGCCTGCCGCGCCAGCGAGCCGTCGTTGTCGTCCTTGACCGCCTTCATCCACCTGGTCAGGTCGAAGTGCTGATCCTGGAGCGCGTGGGTGATCTCGTGGGCCATCAGCATGTCGGCCCAGGTGTCGTCGCTGCCGGGCTTGGCCGACACGTACAGCTTGGCCTCGGCCGGGTCGTAGAAGCCGGCGATCTGCTCGGTCAGCAGGTCGACGATGAGCGCGTCGAGGTCGGTCGCCATCGGCACCAGGCCCCAGCGCTTGGCGACCGCGGCGTCGGCGGCGCGCTCGGCCGGCGGCGCGTCCTCGTCCATGCGCAAGAGGATCCGCGCGCGCAGGCCGGCGTCGTCCATCACGCCCTTGTCGATCGTGCGCAGCACCGGCAGGCCGCGCGCCCGCGCGACCTTGAGCGCGATGTCGTCGGCGCGCGCCACCAGCTTCGCGGTCCAGGTGGGATCGTCGTCGGCGCGGGCCGCCAGCGACGCGAGCAAGAGACCGACGACAGCGCCGGCGGCGAGGGTCGTGCGTGACGCCATGGCGATAGCCTACACGGCCACCGGCAGCGCGGCCCGTGCCGGCGCGCTAGCATGTCGACGCCGTGATCGATCGCGCCCGCCTGCTCCGCCAGCTCGAGTTCGCCAGCTTCGCCCAGCGCGGCCAGGTGGCGGCGGAGGTGGCCGCGACCGCCACCGCCGCCGAGGTCGACGAGCTGCTCGACCTGCTCGCGCACCCGCACCCGCACGTGCGCCTGGGCGTGCTCGAGGTGATCCGCTGCGCCGGCCACCGCGACGCCCGGGCCCGGGTGCTGGCCCACGCCCGCGCCCACGCCGGCGACGATCGCGTGTTCGCGCTGCGGGCGCTGGTCGACCTGGCGCGCCCGGGCGACGACGACCTGCGCGCGGCGGCGACCGCGTGGTCGAGCGACGCCGACGCGTTCGTCGCGGCCCAGGCCCAGCGGCTGGCCGCGGCCGCGGCGCCGGCGCCGGCCGACGCCTCGGGCCCGACCCGGGCCCCGCTCGACCAGCTGGTCGTGCGGCTGTTCGGCGCGCCCCGCGCGGCCGAGCGGATCGCCAGCGTCGAGGCGATCGAGCGGCGCGGCCCGGCCGCGGTCGTGGCGACCGCGCGGCTGGCGCTGGTCAAGGGCTCGGCCGATGTGGTGCCGCTGGTCGTGCGCGCGTTGATCCGCCAGGCCGCGGCCGTGGCCGAGCCGCCGACGCTGATCCCGCTGCTCGAGGGAGCGCGCCGCCGGCTGCGCGACGCGCCGGCCGCGGTGGCGGCGCTCGACGACGCGCTGCTGGCGCTGGGCGGCCTCGGCCACGCGCCGGCGCTGCTGCGCCGCTTGCTCGAGCTCGAGCCGGGCCAGGTCGACGCCCTGGTCGCGCGGCTGTGCGGCCTGCCGGCGCCCGAGGTGGCGCTGCACGTGCCGGCGATGCTCGACGCGCTGGGCCGACGGCCGGCGATGTGGTCGTCGCTGGGGCCGGCCTTGGCCTACGCCGCGGCCGACGTGCGCGACGGCGCCCGCGCCGAGCTGCGCCGCCACGCCGACCTGGTGATCGCCGAGCTGCGCGCCGGCCGCGGCCGG from Myxococcales bacterium encodes the following:
- a CDS encoding glycosyltransferase family 39 protein translates to MGEAAVARRARALALTPWAYLLVVLALALAPTRPLGHDEAVYALGARDLVDGGGDGLPLHRSIGMMAAAAPGVLAGGGELALRLPFALYALAYVGLIAALTRRTFGATAAVIAIAVQVTIPEFSWRAAEALSDIPAALGLLALVAALAGPRPRPIVAAAAAAAACYLRYASAPVVAVVMVAAFVIYPERRRAIVIAAALALALLVPFFVWSRAITGSVLGVLHEGERLARRDYPGHGLVFYLRAWPVRLAGPVAGLIAAAGVVVGLAAWRRSVDPAVQLRRLLVVAALGQIVLLGWRVHGEARFITFALTALIVVAASWLAAAPARARIALALAAVAAVPSAVWTLRRLDQLARDRAPAVVAARAIAADRAGRPCLVYTTEPPMVAWYSGCRAAQVDGWGLDVRPAIGVAPVYLLDAVGLRFRMPGAVAADRLGWAPLATGHPRAWAWRATRAVRSAAP